Proteins encoded by one window of Aphis gossypii isolate Hap1 chromosome X, ASM2018417v2, whole genome shotgun sequence:
- the LOC126552875 gene encoding M protein, serotype 6-like, whose translation MCTNTTNTTNPNQEQEELLLEQQKLTTELSDLQEWINTRMAEQLKLYNVMVVNYDRMLTKLRTCEEELERNRTENARFKFTSQCLMDKINELTSSDGNKSEKVNNDNDKDKDKNPDADPLTAYMEMCTKKLIDQVSAYKEQVERMSIELDDVNDQLAQSALTEDCLKRALDNLTVLAEAERMRRDRDETELRKTVNQLMAELDKVQQEKDKLRSVEAKYSVEMMHNESAQDEALRTENARLQAKLGTSGIVVATLQSKVFDLEKELAKRTSVMHVQQEQSQSPVLDVIRAMEGGSSTSLMLYQCNLSQTGDEHGASFLDLGRGDDQSIPCLLSIKSSGCTAAEDMTQSSSQSTNDDRQPSNSESTDDDRQPCSLSCSQSSTVQEECSSETTAEPSLAEFRLNRLSYIIKKYESKHEDIS comes from the exons ATGTGTACAAACACTACAAACACTACAAACCCGAATCAGGAACAAGAAGAGCTCCTTCTCGAACAGCAAAAGTTGACTACCGAACTGTCAGACCTCCAGGAATGGATCAATACGAGAATGGCTGAACAACTGAAGCTGTACAACGTGATGGTGGTAAATTACGATCGGATGTTGACAAAACTCAGAACATGCGAAGAGGAATTAGAACGGAATCGCACGGAAAACGCgcgttttaaatttacttcacAATGCCTGATGGACAAGATCAACGAATTGACCAGTAGTGATGGCAATAAATCCGAAAAAGTCAATAATGATAACGATAAAGATAAAGATAAGAATCCCGATGCCGATCCGTTAACTGCATACATGGAA ATGTGTACCAAAAAGTTGATAGACCAAGTAAGTGCGTACAAGGAACAGGTTGAGAGGATGTCCATAGAGTTGGACGATGTTAACGACCAGCTGGCCCAATCGGCGTTAACGGAAGATTGCCTGAAACGAGCCTTGGATAACTTGACTGTGTTGGCCGAGGCGGAACGAATGAGACGCGACCGAGACGAGACGGAATTGCGGAAGACGGTGAACCAGCTGATGGCCGAGCTAGACAAAGTGCAGCAGGAAAAGGATAAATTGCGGTCGGTCGAAGCCAAGTATTCGGTCGAGATGATGCACAACGAGTCTGCGCAGGACGAAGCGCTGCGTACAGAAAATGCCAGACTGCAAGCTAAATTGGGAACGAGTGGAATTGTGGTAGCCACACTGCAATCGAAGGTGTTTGATCTGGAAAAGGAGCTGGCCAAGCGAACCAGCGTGATGCATGTGCAACAGGAACAGAGTCAATCCCCCGTCTTAGACGTTATTAGGGCGATGGAAGGCGGTTCGTCTACGTCTCTAATGCTGTACCAGTGTAATTTATCTCAAACTGGAGACGAACACGGAGCCAGTTTTCTGGACTTAGGACGCGGTGATGACCAATCAATACCGTGTTTGTTGTCGATTAAAAGCTCCGGTTGCACCGCTGCCGAGGACATGACACAGTCTTCTTCGCAGTCGACCAACGACGACCGCCAACCATCGAATTCGGAGTCGACCGATGACGACCGACAGCCGTGTTCGCTGTCGTGTTCGCAGTCGTCTACCGTACAGGAAGAATGCAGCTCCGAAACAACCGCTGAACCATCATTGGCGGAATTTAGACTTAACCGTTTGAGttacatcataaaaaaatacgagaGCAAACACGAAGACATTTCTTAA